The nucleotide window ATTATTTTGAACCTGCCAACACAGTCTCTAACCTTCATACAGACAATGACTGATCTCCAAATGACCTATTATTATCTTAAACCAACCTCattttaaagcaacaaaaaagaaaaattaaatagtgCATTAACATTTCATATCAGTGAAGCAGACTTTTTTTGTGCATGAAGTAGTTCTATCCATCTGCGGAAAGATCCATCTTTTGTTTCTCCCTGTGTTTATAGGTTACGTTTTTGAAGGTACTGGTCGAACCTCTATACAGTGGATTGGTTccctaaaaaaaacaacaaaaaagttcaAATGGAAGTATGTACATATTATTACATGGTTTTAATATATCTTTAATAATTTCATTGTACATTATAAATGAGAAGAAGAGAGTCAGGCTCAAGCTTGGAAGCCATTTGAATAATTTTGATTAATTCCATAGATTCAATATATTCTTATgtaatttcatatattattttagcattttaaagtgtatacctcttcatttaattttttatttttatttatttttttaaattttgtttaatgtttatttatttttgagagagagagagagagagagagagagagagcacacacgcgcactcaagagagggaggggcagagaggcaagagggagacacagaatccaaagcaggctccaggctccgagctgtcagcacagagcctgatatagggctcaaactcacggactgtgagatcatgacctgagctgaagtcagccgcccaaccgactgtgccacccacgCGCCTcctgttcatttaattttttaatatgcagAACCAGTGCCATATGTGTATCATAAAAATCTGACCCTGTTTGGAAACACACTAATTTATGGATAGAAAACAAGACTTtgactgttttgttcactgctatttTACCAGAGTTGAAAACAGTGCCTAGCCAACAGCAGGCATTCAGTATTTACTGAACGAATAGAATGAACCATAAGGTGGccccaaaaggaaataaaaagtaaaaaatgggaaaagtgcACTTGTAGAAGCATGCAAAGACAATGACATAGTATCTGCCTTTAAGAGAGGTGTTGCTGGTGAGAGGCATCACACAAGGGCACAGATAATCTTGCTAACGTGAgataaaaatttaggaaaaacaaCTAGCTGCTTGGGAGAAGCAAGGAAAGATCCCTAGGACAGTGAAAACCTGCTCTAGAGAGTGAAAGAATTAGGTAGCATGTGCTTCCAAGAGAATAGCAGTGTGTGAAGCAGAGAGTCACCAGGTACTGGCATGTAGGACACTGGGCGCATGACGGAGTACAGGTCCCAAGGCAGGTTGGGCAAGATGGCTTTGCCTTTGGGGAAGTGCAGAGGATTTGTGCCAATGTCTGGATAATTCAGTTGTGCTCTTTAGGGTGTAGATGTGTTTCTAGGTGCCATCACCAGGACCAGAAGAGGCCAGGCTCTGTAAGTGTTTAAAGAAATACCAAGCTTGATCCTCCAATTTCCCTCCTTTGGTTGAATCATTCCAGGCAGGCACAAGATGTCTGTGTAAGTTGCAGTTTCTTCTCTCCCACTTTCCAAGGTTGACCACACAGGCTTTGATGTCAGACAGCCTGGTTTCAAACCCAGCTCTACCACATGACCTCAGTTAAGCAATTCTGAGTCTTGGTGTCCTCGTCCACTGGAGGGATTACCAAAGTGCTTACCTCATTCATGAAGTATACTTTAGCACAGTCCCTGACATATattcagtgctcaataaatgccgcCTCTTATTAGTTCTTATCTCTACCTCTTCTTCATATTTGGAATTTCCTCCTCTTTAAGTTTTGGAGAGGGTTAGAAAGATACTTTCCCCTGGAGCTTTCACATTCAACATTTCCAAGCCCACTTCTGCTTGTGTATGATGTCTAGGTATCACCTATGACCTTCCAAATTACTAAATCTTATATTTTGGTCTCCTTATCCTATACATTGTAGAGATTGTGGCAAGTTCTAGACATAGATTTCAAAAACAGCTGTATTTGCTTTCCCAGGACATTTCTCTCAGTTCtcagaagaactaaataaaattgaaaaacattcctGGGCCTTCCACTTGTTGTCCTTGCATTTGCCACAGTGTCTTTATCGTGAGGAGGAATCACACCTGCACCCACTTCTCCCAGAGCCAGTAACCTGACCTCTGACTGAGTAACATGTAACCTTTGTTCATGTGCCTTCAGAAAGAGATGCTATCTCGGCCATAAGCAcaaataggaaacaggctccctGATGGTGGATGATCAATGAAGTCCAGATCACCATACTTCTCTATTCCTGAAGTCAGCCCGGATGATTCTGAGGATGCTCCTGTCGTTATTTAGTCCTGCTGCCATAAGAACTTGGAATTTGGAGAGTGAAGGACACACTAATACGGTCTTAAGTGCAGTTGGAGTCTCatttggaaacaaaaatcatGTATGAATTCTATTCAGTTTTCAAAACTGCAAGCTATTAAGTTTAAGCtggttacagaaaaataaagaactcagtCGAAGaggaaaaatggcaaaaataagtACAGGTTGGGATGACAAgtcctggaggaagaggaaggcttagggaagaggaaaaataCTCTGAAAGAGTAAAGGTCTGTGAGCAGGGCCAGCTTAGATCTTCATAGGACCAGGAACTCTTTCGTGAACCTCATCCCATGCTATGtcaaacatattaaaatgtacCCACATTCCACACTAAGTATAATTTATTGCACCATAAGGAAAGTGACTTAAGTTACAATGAACTGAATGCATGATGTTATTTTGTAGACATTTAGATGAATGTTCATTTTGATTACAGTGTTCATTCTGTATTTTGAAGCAACTTTATTCAGGGGGTCTCTTGCAAAGCTAGTTGTAGGTCCTGGGCATGATGGCTGAAGCAGACCCCACCATAGTAAGAGGGTAAGGTGGGAGTTGAAAGGTGTAGAAAGAGCAAGTACATATTGCTGGGAGGCAGTTGTGTTTCCTGCCCTCAGCTGACGATCAGAACTCAGGAGAATAAGCTCAAACGAGGTTTTGTTGGTAGAAAAAAGGATGGCAACGTGTAGTACTGCCTCCTCTAGGCCACGCAGATGGTAACTCTCCTACAGGTTTCCAGCCAAGCCACAGCCTTGGGTCTCCATTTCAGGTGGGTCTGAATTCTTTCACTGTTTAGACAAGGTTGGGTTTCCCCCACAACGATCTGGGGTGACCAGGCTGATTTCCCCTGAAATCTGGGGGTGCTATTTAGGCTGTGGATTCTGTAAATGCAGTGGCATATTTCTGGAGCTTGAAAAAGTGGTAATAAGAAAGCTCTTTGTCATGACCCATAGCTCTCTTAATGATTGCCTAACTGCCAAATGCAGACCTGATTTGCTTAGCACAGTACAAAATCAATCCATGACTGCAAGAAATGTCAGACTGAACATTTTTTGCCTCTAGTTAATGACTTGTCATCctagaaaaaaatgtctaatCAAAGATGAATTTAAATATCCTCCCTTTGTGTTTTCATAAAGAATATGGATGGggaggttatttttaaaagtataataaaaggTAACCTTTCTTTATGGCTATGATGAAATGTTTCAAGAGGCAAGAAACGGAGCTCTTTTTGTCTTGAGCTCTGTCACCTTTAGAGTCCAATGGAGGCCTATGGGTCAGGAGATCCAACCCACCCCTACTGACTCTGGAGGTCCCCTGGGGTTTGAAGACCAGTCAAAATCAGTTCTCAAGAAGAAACAGGTTTTAGATTAAAAGTGGAATCAAACTGAGGACCCCAAAATGGATGCACTgagcaacattttttttccaataggaTATATTAGTGAAATTTGAAttgaattatttgaattaaaCCTCTTTTGCATCCAAGTGAATAATTATTACCCAGTTATTATCTAGTCAAGAACATCAAACATTTGTTATTCAAAGAAACTCAGTTTAACAAGggaataatatttttcatttatgattttatctgtttaatgcatatttttgttccattttagatgaagaaacagtaaaaatcaGCATTTAAATTTCAGTCATGTTCTACACCCTGAGGGAACACAATGCATGTTTTGGGGAAATTAActgttaattaaaatgttattttaaagatattaatcATTTGTCAGTGTTCATGCCTTTGTATGAGAACATTAAAATGTGCTGGTTAGTAGATACACATCACATAATTGCCCAAGTGCTTGTTTGTAGAACACCTGCTTATTATTTCTAGGAGGGTCAAGGCTGTGCTTAGAAGAAGGCTGCAGTTAGGATCTCAGCTCCAGCATGGATCAAAAGTTTGGGAAGTCTGGAGTGGACAGACTTCACTGCATTCTGGGGGATACagactgggggagaaaaaaaggggtgCTTGGAAGCAGCCCCTGGTTCCCCCCTCTGGAGGCACAGAGGGTGGGGGCTTTGGTGAATGGCTTTCATGCTGGCCACTTGTGGAGTGAGTAGACCCAGAGGGTCTGGGAAAGGGGCCGGCCCACACCCCTGAGTCCCCAGGGTCCCTGCTGCCTGTCTGGGCCGGGCCGTGGGTGTGAATGtcgctctctccctgcctcctttccgCTGCCCTCTGGGGGTTTGGATTCAGGATTTGTTCCTAGTGTCCAAGACTTTGATAAGAAACTTACAGAGGCCTATGCTTACCTACAAATCTTGATAGAACAATTAAAGCTTTTTGATGATAAACTTCAAAACTGCAAAGATGatgaacagagaaggaaaattgaAACTCTTGAAGAAACAACAAATAGCATGGTAAAATCAATTAAACACTGCATTGTGTTGCTGCAGATTGCTAAAAGTACTATTAATCCTGTAGATGCAATATATCAACCTAGTCCCTTGGAACCTGTGATCAAAACAATGCCTACTCAGACTGTCTTGCCTCCAGAACCTGCTCAGTTGTGTAAGTCAGGGCAGCATCCATCTTCCCTACCAGTTTGACCTGTATTAGCTACCTTGGGACATCATCAGACTCCAACACCAAATAGTACAGGCAGTGGGCACTCACCACCTAGTAGCAGTTTGACTTCTCCAAGCCATGTCAACTTGTCTCCAAATACTGTCCCTGAGTTCTCTTATTCTAGCAGCAAAGATGAATTCTATGATGCTGATGAATTTCATCAAAGTGGCTCATCCCCAAAGCACTTAATAGATTCCTGTGGATCTGCCTCTGTCTTGACAAACAGCAGCTCAGGAAATAGTCGCAAGCGCCCCGATACCACAGAGTCACTTAATTCTTCCATGTCCAATGGAACAAGCGATGCTGACCTCTTTGATTCACATGAGGATAGAGATGATGAAGGGGAGGCAGGGTCCATGGAAGAGCACAAGAGCGTTGTCATGCATCTCTTGTCACAGGTTAGGCTTGGAATGGATCTTACTAAGGTAGTTCTTCCAACATTATTCTTGAAAGAAGATCTCTGTTAGAAATGTATGCAGACTTTTTTGCACATCTGGACCTGTTTGTGAGCATTAGTGACCAGAAGGATGCCAGAGATCGAATGGTTCAGGTTGTGAAATGGTACCTCTCAGCCTTTCACGCAGGAAGGAAAGGATTGGTTGCCAAAAAGCCATACAACCCTATTTTGGGTGAAATCTTTCAGTGTCACTGGACATTACCAAATGATACTGAAGAGAACCCAGAACTAGTTTCAGAAGGACCAGTTCCCTGGGTTTCCAAAAACTGTGACATTCATGGCTGAGCAGGTTTCCCATCATCCACCCATTTCAGCTTTTTATGCTGAGCGTTTTAACAAAAAGATACAATTCAATGCTCATATCTGGACCAAATCAAAATTCCTTGGGATGTCGATTGGGGTGCACAACatagggcagggctgtgtctcatGTCTAGATTATGACGAACATTACATTCTCACATTCCCCAATGGTTATGGAAGGTCTGTCCTCACAGTGCCCTGGGTGGAACTAGGTAGAGAATGCAATATCAATTGTTCCAAAACTGGCTATAGTGCAAATATCGTCTTCCACACTAAACCTTTCTGTGGGGCAAGAAGCACAGAATTACTGCTGAGATTTTGTAGTTCTCCAAATGACAGGATATCTTTTTGCTCAATTGAAGGGGAATGGAATGGTGTAATGTATGCAAAATATGCAACAGGGGAAAATGCAGTTTTTATAGATACCAACAAGTTGCCTATAATTAAGAAGAAAGTGAGGAAGTTAGAAGATCAGAATGAGTATGAATCCCACTGCCTTTGGAAGGATGTCACTTTCAACTTAAAAATCAGAGACATTGATGCGGCAACTGAAGACAAGCATAGACTTGGAGAAAGACGAAGAGCAGAAgcccaggaaaggaaagagaaggaaattcagtGGGAGACAAGGTTATTTCATGAAGATGGAGAATGTTGGGTTTATGATGAACCATTACTGAAAAGTCTTGGTGCTGCAAAGCATTAGGTTGGGAAATGCAATGTTTACACCTGATGACCGGGGCAATAGGCATAATTAAGCACCAATCTTCCTTTGGGAGAACCTATTCACTCCCTTCTTATTGCAGTGGTTCCTATCTCAGGGATACTGGATTTTCTGATGCAGATGAACAATTAAAGCAAGAAaaacttccctttttttccttttctgtggcaGTTACAATTGTGACTTCAGTCCTGAGAAAAACTTCAGGTTTTGAAAATAAGATGTCTGCTTTTTCCCCAAACCCCATGCTTTGAAAAGCATTTATGAATCCCAGTCTTAAACCTTGCATACCAGTTTGACTGTTTCATAGTTCATATAATTCTGGGttctacatacatatatgtaacacatatataaatatatacctgaTGCCAGATTTTTCATAAATACTCCGTCTACTATAAATATTGATTCTTCTGAGTTGTTTTAGAAAATTAGTGCAATGTATTAAAATCAAGTGTTAGGAAGTGTCATGGCCTCACctataacaacttttttttttttggaattggaCTATTAATAGGAAGTAGACTATTATTAAATTGTATCTAATGCTGGACTATATTTAATTATACTCAGTGCTTCTTAAGGCTTCATAAAGTaatttttccagttaaaaaaaaaaagtttgggaagtcccttaacttctctgagcatcCATTTCCTTACGTTCAAAATGGGATTATCTAGACTACTTCACAGGGTGGTGGTGTCAACCAACTACtgctatttggtttttttgtgtgtgtcaacTTAATCATATTCTTTTGCCTgattgccctttttaaaaattttttttaatgtttatttatttttgagagagagagagagcacgtgcacaagtgggggagggacaaagcgagagggagacacagaatccaaagcaggctccaggctgtcagcacagagcctgcacgcagggctcgaactcacaaactgtgagatcatgacctgagccgaagttggacacttaaccgattaagtcacccaggcgcccctgtctgatTGTCCTTTTGACCATTGTCAGGCATTTGCTTGACAGTTGATGAGAGTTATAAACACCCACGGCCGGGGGATTAGATGAAGTTAACGGCCCTCAACTTTAGCCTCATAATACTATGTTCTAAGTCATCAGACTAATCTAGCAGGTTACATTTTACCTTGTTAGGGACGGATAAATTATATCCTCATTGCAAATCCAAATTTACTCTcctaaagcattttatttaattatgaataattcatacatacacaaaagAGGAAAGCTGTATAACAAACCTCTATAGACTCATCACCCAGATTCAACAATGATCAAGATTTTGCCACACTTGCTTCACTATTCCCTTCTCTCTTAAcgtgaaaaatttttttaagtttatttatttattttgagagagagagtgagtgacagagagactgaatcccaagcaggctccatgctgtcagcacagagcctgacagggagttcgctccacaaactgtgagatcatgacctgagctgaaatcaagagccagacgctcaaccagcagagccacccaggtgccccactatccccttctctcttttggCTGAATTATTTCAGAGTAAACCTAATCTTCATTTCCTTTCACTTCAAAATGTGGATATTTTCTAGCAAAGTTATCATGCCATTATCTTACCTAGTCAAATTAATCATAATTCCTTGCTATCATTCTAATATCCAGTCTATATTATCCTCCTTCCAGGTGtccaagaaatgtatttttacgGTCAGACTGTTCAAATCGGGATCGAAACAAGATCCATGCATTGAATATGGTTGTTGTGTCTAAAGGCATTTTTAATAGGAAGATGAAGTAGCTGAATATTTTTGTTGTCCATTGTCCTGCACTGTATCTTAGcattacttcaaaataattgcATGATATATAAACATGCTTTATCAAGATAAATTTGTCCAAAACAGAAATTCCATTTGCTTTAAGAATTGAGGATATCACTATataattagagggaaaaaaatgttaatatcaaCTTATTGGGGCAGATGAACACAAAAGAGCATTGTGTTTGCCTGTATTTTCTCCAGTGAAATCACTGTTTTTAGAATCAGCAATGTAAGATAATTGCTATTAGATAGCTGGCACACCATTAGAAAtagaaagatgaaattaaaaccatgaaATTGTTTCTATGGCCCTCTAGAAATGTAATTATCTCTCCTgtggaaaagaaacacagaaaattgGAGTCCTGTTTTGTGTTTGTCTACTGTGAAGGGGAGACACATAAATTATATCTATTGAGTATACGTACTTAAAGGTTGACACTTTTTAGGTATTTTTCAGGTAGCTGTTTAAAATTTGTTATTGAGAAGAACTACCTGAATGATATTTAAAAGGtctgctctggggcgcctgggtggcgcagtcggttaagcgtccgacttcagccaggtcacaatctcgcggtccgggagttcgagccccgcgtcgggctctgggctgatggctcagagcctggagcctgtttccgattctgtgtctccctctctcactgcccctcccccgttcatgctctgtctctctctgccccaaaaataaataaacgttgaaaaataaataaataaaaaaggtctTCTCAACTTGACATTGTAACCTATTATAAGTAATGAGTATTTCTATGGAAATTGACATGAACTGTAATACTACTCACGAACATTATTCTGTTGGCTATAACACAACTGATCTATGGAAGTGTTTAGATACAGCACCTATGCTTTATCAAGAGGGGCCTGAATGATCCTCCTGGTGGTAATGATTAAATGTATCTCCTTTATGTCCCTAAACAGTATATAAGGAGTTTCAAGAGACTCTTCAGAGTGGGGGAAATCCCTACTGCACTGAGAGACAAATGTATGTTATGAGTGTTATTTGGGTCCCAAATAGCTATCTGGGTTCCTTTGTCCTCAACAAATCAAAGCTGTTAGGGACATGGTGAGAAGGGTAGGGAAAGAACCAATGAAATCACTCTCTTTTAGAGCAGAAGAAAGCTGACACCCATCTCTTCCATGAGTCACTTTCTCCCGGAGACAAGGGATAGCCCCCAAGTGTTTACATACCGTTTGCCACTTGGCCTTTGACCGTTCTGCTTCAAATTTGGCAACTTCTTTACGATCATGAAATGACACCAACAGCTTCCAAATGCACAGGAGGACAACCCCAATGAGAAGAATAGCCAGTGAAACCCCCAACATGATCATGGGAATGTTTGGGGGCTTTGGACAGTCtgtggaaacaaagaaaattatattaagaatattTGGTATAATCTTGTGAGGCAGAGAAAAGATTTCTCATTAAAATGTACAACTATATTTTTTCTCCAGTAGAGGGAAAATTGTAACAAGTTTTGttttgatgaattaaaaaaaaatgagttacttGTTGAAAGATAGCCTTATTCCTATGAAGTAGAACAAAAGATaaagttttgttatttaaagCAAATGGATATATACTTGAATGGCTGACTCAAAAAGAGTTAGAATCCAAGAATGAGGTTCATACACACAGAACATGTAAAGGACCATGAAAAAGACTATAGTTTAATTCCTAAAAATGGTCTCTTCTGGATACATGAtagaatagaaatgaaatgtgtatgtgtgcacacattcacacacaaacacatgatATTACTTTTTTATGGATTTCCTTGAAACATAAACTGTCTAGGAGATTATATTCAGAATTATATAAAACCCACCCCCTGAGAAGTTTACTACTAGCcgctgcttctttttttaatcgaAGACAATGATggctatttgttttattttaatactaatgTAGTGCTCTGGTGTCCTAGAAAGTTCCTGGACTGGGGTCAGGGGAGGTGGTTTCAATTCCCATCTGATGTAGCTCTCTGAAATCCATCAAGTCCATCGATCTCTCTGAGTTCCAGGACCTTCATCCATCAAACAAAGGTGTAGAACTTCAGTGTTCCCTTAACTTCCCTGAGGATAAGGTTGAGCTCAGGTGCATATGCTTATTAAACCCACAGCTTCcagtggggtgcccgggtggctcagttggttaaacatctgactttggctcaggttatgatctcagagttggtggGCTGGagtcctgcttcgggctctgtgctgacaagctcagagcctggagcctgcttcggattctgtgtctccttctctctctgcccctccctggctcaccctctgtgtctctctgtctctcaaaaataaataaaaatgtttaaaattttataattaataaataaataaataaataaataaataaataaataaatccactgCTTCCTAGAGcccagaggttctgattcagtgggtcttaGATGGAGCCACAGACTTTTTATTATTAGCAGTATCCCAAGTGATTCTTATCTTCAGGGAAGTTTGGGAAACTAAAGTTTCTGTATAGTCCTTTCAACTTGAACATTCTATGAAATGTTATTTTGACTCTATTGATGATATTAATATAATTTCACAATTACACAGTGCCTTCCCTCATTGACAGCAGAATGACTAATAATTCTTGCAATATGCCTGAGAGATGATACATTTCTTAATGAAACATTATAATTAAGCTCTCCCCTTGCTTTCACgaggaaaaaaatcccacataaaaattatcattaaatatCTGCCTCCCTCTGCAAGAAGTGAGGCAAATCTGTGGTATCTGGGGAGGAAATGAATCATGCTTAGTTTAGCCTAACTCTTATTGCTTTTAGATATTTAATCAGGAGAGTTATACACATGGGATGAGTGATGCTGCTTTCAAGGTAAGAATCTATAACTGATCTGAATTTGAGCAGGACTAATGACCCCACAACAGCATGATGCTTGGCCTCAGACACTTTTGTTCTTTGGACAAAAAAACCATGTAAGGAGATTATGCAGAAATAAGTAAAGGAGCTAATGAAATAGCGACTCCAGTATGAAGATCTAAAGACTGTTTCTAGCACAGCAAATGAACCATGGCTGCTTCTAAGAGGTTAGCAACACTCCTGCAAAGAAAGTGGGAGGTGTGTGTCAGTGAGAATATACACTAGCTGCATCTTTGACAATGAAATGTTTGGGATGGGGCATCATAGCATGTTCTTGCCGAAAGCAAGATGAAGCTTACTAGGACCCTGCCACCAGAATGTGAATTAGGAGGGCTCTCCAgtagagaataaataaaggaggAACAGGCACAGCCTGGCAGAGACAATTTTTTAAGAACTTAgagtcattatacatttatacattgaGAATACATTATACCTTGAGAAATTATACATTTCTCAAGAAAAGATTTCGGCCCAAGTACCAGGACAGGTATCACACAATAGAAATCTCCactgtatattttctctttagttttttccTGAAATGCTCAGACTGAAGACATATTTCTAGGTGGGAAAAGAGGGCCATCTCCACCACGGTGTGCAGTATTGCCTGTCGAGTCCTGGCCACTGCCACCTAATTCTAAGGTCCAAACTTTTAGCTCTGTCACATGCAGCTAACCGAGCATGGAAACATGACTTTTCTGAATTAGGTGGTGTGGTAAGTACACAATACACACTGATTGTGAAGACTTAGTTTGGAAAACAATAAAGCACGTCAATAGTTTGGGTATTGCTAAATGACAATATTTCGGATAGActggattaaataaaacatgtgATTGAAATTCATTGCACCAGATTTTGACTCTTTGGTGCAGTTACtcgaaaattttaaattccatgtgTGGTTTGCATGACCTTTCTATTGATGCTGATGTAACATATTTTGGGGAGTCAGGTATTTATTATGATCGTACAGCCAGTGGGAGGCAGTATCGCACAGGAGTTAGGAGCCTGGGCTCTAAGCCAGCCTGCCAGAACTCCCCAACCAGCACTGGTACTTAATTGCTGCAAGACCtaacacatttttaaacttttctgcttcaatttccttatctgtaaaacggaAATAATAGCAATACTTGCTTTACATGGTTGTTATATGAGGGGGATAAAAGAATTAATGCGTGTAAAACATATAGAACTATACCTGGCATAAGGCATTAGTATGGGCTCAGTAAATGAGAGGTATTACTGTTATTGTTATTCCTATTCTTCAAAATGCAAATagattcttcctccttttctattCTCAAGACTTCAAGGACCTGGACCCTCCATGCTGGAACCTGTGGGTGTAAAATCCACACCCACATCCCTGCCAGGAAGGCTCCtgaatatcatttcttttttttttttt belongs to Felis catus isolate Fca126 chromosome C1, F.catus_Fca126_mat1.0, whole genome shotgun sequence and includes:
- the LOC101094119 gene encoding LOW QUALITY PROTEIN: oxysterol-binding protein-related protein 9-like (The sequence of the model RefSeq protein was modified relative to this genomic sequence to represent the inferred CDS: inserted 3 bases in 2 codons; substituted 1 base at 1 genomic stop codon), producing MVKSIKHCIVLLQIAKSTINPVDAIYQPSPLEPVIKTMPTQTVLPPEPAQLCKSGQHPSSLPVXPVLATLGHHQTPTPNSTGSGHSPPSSSLTSPSHVNLSPNTVPEFSYSSSKDEFYDADEFHQSGSSPKHLIDSCGSASVLTNSSSGNSRKRPDTTESLNSSMSNGTSDADLFDSHEDRDDEGEAGSMEEHKSVVMHLLSQVRLGMDLTKVVLPTXILERRSLLEMYADFFAHLDLFVSISDQKDARDRMVQVVKWYLSAFHAGRKGLVAKKPYNPILGEIFQCHWTLPNDTEENPELVSEGPVPWVSKNXVTFMAEQVSHHPPISAFYAERFNKKIQFNAHIWTKSKFLGMSIGVHNIGQGCVSCLDYDEHYILTFPNGYGRSVLTVPWVELGRECNINCSKTGYSANIVFHTKPFCGARSTELLLRFCSSPNDRISFCSIEGEWNGVMYAKYATGENAVFIDTNKLPIIKKKVRKLEDQNEYESHCLWKDVTFNLKIRDIDAATEDKHRLGERRRAEAQERKEKEIQWETRLFHEDGECWVYDEPLLKSLGAAKH